The sequence CTTCTTCATCGGCACGATCGAGCTGGTCACCGTGCTGCACGAGAAGCTTGCCCTCAACGACCCGCTGACCGGCTGGATTTCCGGCCTCGACCTCGACAACGTCGGCTTCCTCATCGTCGGCCTGTTCGTGGTGGTGTGGGCCGCGGCGCTGGCGTACTGGCGACTGACCGGCGTCGAGAAGCGCTGGGCGGAGCGGGCAGAGCGCGCGGAGCTGGCCGGGCGAACCCAGCCCGCGGAGCAGGCGGGGCCGACGGGGCCGACGGGGCCGACGGGGCCGACGGGGCCGACGGGGCCGACGGGGCCGACGGGGCCGACGGAGTGTGCCACGCCGGACTCCTGAGGCGCGTGAGCCCCACGCCCCGCAGAAGTCCCCAGCGCCCGAATGGGCGCCGGGACACCGCCCCCCTGGCTCCCCTCAGGTGGCCGAACCGGCTGCCGCCCCCGTCGCCAGATCCGGCCCCCAGCGCTGCAGCGCCTCCGCCAGATCGAGGGGGCGCAGCCGCTCCGGCTGGTCCGGTCCCGGCCAGTCCTCCCGCGGGACCCGCCACATCACCTCGAACTCGTTGCCGTCCGGGTCCTTGGCGTACAGCGACTTGGCGACGAGGTGATCACTCGACCCCACCAGCGCGCCCCGCTCGACGAGCTGCGCATGGGCCGCGACCAGCTCGCCGAGCGTGCCGATCTCCCAGGCCAGGTGGTAGAGCCCGACCCGCCCGGCCTCGGGCCCCGGTGCCTCCACCCCCACCGAGAACAGCGCCAAATCATGATCGTTGAGTGAGCCGGGAGCGCGAAGAAAAGCGGCCTGTCCCGGCACCTCCATCCCCACCGTGAGCCCCAGAGCCTCGGTATAGAAAGCAACCGACCGGGCCACATCACGGACGTAAAGCACCGCGTGGTTCAGACGTCTTACGGACATGCAGCCTGCTCTCCGATCTCCTGCCACGACACCACCAGGGGCCACCGCGCCCTCCCCACCTCTGATCTACCCCACCGGCCCCGCCACTGCCCAGCGTCCTTGGGCCGGTATCCGGCC is a genomic window of Streptomyces sp. Edi2 containing:
- a CDS encoding VOC family protein, whose protein sequence is MSVRRLNHAVLYVRDVARSVAFYTEALGLTVGMEVPGQAAFLRAPGSLNDHDLALFSVGVEAPGPEAGRVGLYHLAWEIGTLGELVAAHAQLVERGALVGSSDHLVAKSLYAKDPDGNEFEVMWRVPREDWPGPDQPERLRPLDLAEALQRWGPDLATGAAAGSAT